The window AACCCATCCTCGACATTCGCTCAGTGCGGCCGGACCTCTACACCTACAGCCTCGGCGCTGCGCCGGCCGCCGAGCTCCAGTGCGGCGACTTCTTCGAAACGGCCGAGCGCTGCCTGCTCGATGCCGGGCAAGGCCTGCATCGCTATTTCGACCAGGTCCAGATTCGCTTCGCCGGGCTCGCGCTGGGCAGCTGCACTGTCGCGCGCATGCTGGAAGATCCGCTGGGCCTGTTTCAGGAGCTCGTGGGAAGCACCCTGCCGGTTTGACCGAAGGGCGCCCGTAGACGCTGAAGGACGGGCTCAGGCGGGACGCGAGCGGTTCAACAGGGCGTACAACAGAATCGCACCGAAGGTCGCGGTGCCGATGCCGCCCAATGCGAACTGACCGAACTTGAGCGTGAAGTCGCCGGTGCCCAGGATCAGCGTGATGGCCGCGACGATCAAATTCCGGTTCTGCGAGAAGTCCACCCGGTTGTCGACCCAGATCTTGGCGCCCGCGACCGCGATCAGGCCGAAGACCACGATGCTCACGCCGCCCATCACCGGCAACGGAATGGCCTGGATCAATGCGCCGAACTTGGGGCTGAAGCCCAGCAGCAGCGCGATCAGCGCCGCCACCACGAAGATCGCCGTGGAATAGATCTTGGTGGCCGCCATCACGCCGATGTTCTCGGCATAGGTGGTGACACCGGTGCCGCCGGCCGCGCCGCTCACCATCGTCGCGATGCCGTCGCCGATGAAGGCGCGCCCCAGGTACGGATTGAGATCGCGCCCCGTCATCGCGCTCACCGCCTTGATGTGGCCCAGGTTCTCGGCCACGAGGATCACAGCAACCGGCGCGATCAGCAGCATGGCGTTCGCCTCGAACACCGGCGCCGCGAACGTCGGCAGGCCGAACCAGGGTGCCGCCGCCAGCGGGCCGAAATCGATCGGCTTGCCCAGGCCCAGCCCGTTGGTGAGCACGGCGTAGATCAGGCTGGCCGCAATCAGTCCCATGAGGATCAGCAGGCGTTGCACCATGCCGCGCGCGTAGACCGCGATCAAGCCCACGCACAGGAAGGTCAGCGCCTGCATCCAGGTGTCGAAGCCGGTCGGCGCCATGTTCTTGATCGGGACGCTCGCCAGGTTGAGCCCGATCACCGCCACCACCGCGCCGGTCACCACCGGCGGCATCAGCCGCTCGATCCAGTGCACCGCGACGTCGTGCTCGATCTCCTCCACCTCGACGCCCCGGATCGGCGCCGACTTGTGGTGCCGCTCGTTGGTGAACGCGACCAGCACCCCGATCAGCACGTAGACCGCGCCGCAGGCGATGATCCCGCCCAGTGCCACGCCGAGGTTGGCGTTCGGCCCCTGGCCGGCGTAGCCGGTGGCCGCGATCACCACCCCGATGAAAGCGAAGCTGGACCCCAGGTAGCTCGGCACCCGGCCGCCGGTGACCAGGAAGAAGATCAGCGTGCCGACGCCGCTCATCAGGATCGCGATGTTCGGGTTGAAGCCCATGAGGATCGGCGCGAGCACGGTCGCGCCGAACATCGCGATCACGTGCTGCACCCCCATCGCGGCCGTCTGCGGCCAGGGCAGTCGCTCGTCGGGCGCCACCACGGCCGTGTTGCCGGCACCCACCTCGCGCCAGCGGGGAAAGTAGGAATCGCTCATGTCTTTGCTCCTCGGTCGTTGTTCTTCGGCCGCCCGGCGGCAGCGCTCGCGTGTCCTCAGTTCTGCGGGATCAGCACCGCCATCGTCAGCCGCGAGACGCAGGTCAGCTCGCCCGCATCGTTGGTCAGGTCGATCTGCCAGACCTGCGTGCTGCGGCCGCGATGCACCGGACGCGCCACGCCCGTGACCCACCCCGAGGTCGTGGCCCTGATGTGGTTGGCGTTGATGTCCAGCCCTACGGCACGGTGGCCTTCCGGCGCCGAGTAGTGCGCGCCGCAGGAGCCCAGCGTCTCCGCGAGCACCACCGACACCCCGCCGTGCAGGATGCCGTAGGGCTGGCGCGTGCGCCCGTCGACCGGCACGCGGCCGCGGATGAAGTCCGGACCGATCTCGAGGAACTCCACGCCCAGCGTTGCGACGGCCGTGTTCTCGTGGCTGCGGGTCAACTCCTCGATCGAGATCTCTTTCTTCCAGATGGCCATTCGCTTGCTCCGATTCGGTTGGTCGTGCCAAAACTATAGCGACTGGTCCTGACACGGCCACGAGCCAAAGGCCGATGCGCCCGGCGGGCGATGCATCTAAGCTCGGCGCCATGAAGCTGACGCGTGCCCGGCGATGGGTCATCGGCTCGGTGATCACGCTGCTCCTGCTGCTGGGCGGCGGGGCATGGATCGCGTGGCGGCTGCTGCCGAGCGACGAGCAACTCGCGGCCCGCGTCAGCGAGAGCTTCGAGCGCGCGAGCGGCATCGGCCTGCGCGTAGGCGGTGCGAGCTGGTCGCTGCGCCCCGCGCCGGTCGTGGTGCTGCGCGACCTGGCCACCGACCAGTCGCGGCCGATCACCGTGCGCCGCGTGGTCCTCCGGCCGCGGCTCGCGGCGCTGTTGCGGCACACCATCGCGATCGAGGCGGTCGACGTCGAAGGCGCCGTGCTCCCGCGGGCCTCGGTGCGCGCCTTCCGGGGGCGCTGGAAAACCGATGAACTCTCCGGCGCCATGCCCTGGATCCCGGCCGACACGCCGATCGAGCGGCTTCGGCTGAACGACGTCGTGTGGATCAATCGCCAGGACATTGCCCTCGCCTATGACGCCGACGTGCGCTTCGATCCCGGCTGGCGTCCGCGTGAGGCGGAACTGCAGCGCCCCGGCGTCTCGCCCACCACTCGCCTGCACCTTGCGCGAGAAGGCAACGAAGACCGCTGGCGCGTGGAGATCGATGCCGGCGGCGGCACGTGGAACGGCGAGGCCGAGCTGCACACCTCTGAACAGGGCCACCTGCGCCTCACCGCGCAGCTGGAACCCCGGGGCGTCGATGTGGGCGAACTCGTGGGCGCCTTCCGCCGCCATCAGGCCGTCCAGGGCCGCTTCAACGGCCGCACCGAAGTGCGCAGCGAGGGCGACGATGTCGGCGAGTTGATGCGACACCTGAACACCCGCACCCGCTTCGTCATGCGGCCCGCGACGATCAAGGGCTTCGACCTGTCGAAGGTGGTCGGCGCACCCAACGCCGCGCGCGGCGGCCAGACGGTGCTCGACGAGCTCACCGGCACCGTCGAGACGCAGACCACCGAAGACGGCATCCTGCTGCGCTACATCGGACTGAAGGCCCGCTCCGGCGTGCTCAGCGCCAGCGGAAGCGCCAGCGTCCTCAACCGCCGCCTCGACGGGGAAATGGCGATCGACCTGGTCGACGGCATGGTGGGCGTGCCGCTCAAGCTGGCCGGCACGCTCGACAACCCCCAGGTGTCGATGACCGGCGGCGCGCTCGCCGGTGCCGCGGTGGGGACGGCCGTGCTCCCCGGCGTGGGCACCGCCATCGGCGCGCGTGTCGGGCAGCAGGTGGAAAAGCTCTTCGGCGGCGACGACGAGAACAAGCCGCCGCGGCGCCCGGCGCCCTCCAAGGCGCGTTGAGCCGGCGCCCCCTCCATCACGCGGGCCTGAACCCCGGCAGTGCATGCATGCGCTGCTTCAAGGCCTCGATGAAAGCCGTCACCCGCGCCGGCCGGTACAGCCCCGGCGGCAGCGCCACGTGGATGCCGATCGGCTCCAGCCACCAGCGCGGCAGCACCCGCTTGAGCCGGCCGGCCTGGATGTCCGCATGGCACATCCAGGGCGCGGCTGCGCCGATGCCGGCGCCGTTGAGGATCGCGCGGTAGCTCGACAGCAGGCTGTCGGTCTTGATGGGCGTGTCCAGCCGCACCATGCGCGAGCGGCCCGAGCTGTCGAGCAGGCGCACGCTGCCTTCCACATAAGGCACCAGGCCCACGCAGGGCAGCATGGGCAGCCGCGCGAGGGTGACCGGGCCGGTGCGCTTGAGCAGGCCCGGCGTGGCGATCAGCACGCGCTCCATCGCGCCGAGGTGGCGGCTCACCAGCCCGGGATCGCGTACCTCGCCCACGCACACCCAGCATTCCGCGCCCGAGGCCGCGAGGTCGACCACGCGATCGGTCAAAGTCAGTTCGATCCGCAGTCCGGGGTGCGCGGCCCGCAGGTCCGTCACGGCGTCCGTCAGGAAGCCGGTGCCGTAGCCCGAAGGTCCGATCACGCGCAAGGTCCCCTCCGGCCGGCTCTGGCCGCCCGAGAGCCGGTGCGACAGGCCCGACCACCGATCGGTCAGGTCGTGCGCCTCGGCCAACAGCGAACGGCCTTCGTCGGTCAGCGAGAAGCTCGCGGTCGTGCGCAGCGCCAGCTTGCAGCCCAGCAGCCGCTCCAGCTCCAGCAGCCGCCGGCTGACCGTCGGCTGCGTGGTGTCGAGCAACCGCGCCGCCTTGCTGAGCGACCCGCTCTCGCCGATGCGGATGAAGGTGGCAAGCAGGTCCAGGCGGTCGTGGGTGTACTTCATGCGCATGACGTATAGCACTTCATCGCTCGATACGTCTACCCGCCGGGGCGCTCTGTTCGTATCGTCCGCGGCATGAACAACACGGCCCCCATCGCCCGCACCGTCGGCGACACGCCCCAGGGCGGCACCGTCCTCGGCTTCTACGCGCCCAAGGGCTCACCGCGCCCGCCGCGCATTGCGCGCGGCGAGGGCATCTTCCTGTGGGATGCCGACGGCCGGCGCTACCTGGACGCGACCGCCGGCGCCGTGGTGGCCAACATCGGCCACGGCAACCCGCGTGTGCTCGCCGCGATGGCGGAGCAGGCCGCGAGGGTCAGTTTTGCCTACCCGCGCTTCTTCGAGAGCGAGCACAACATCGCGCTGGCCGATCGCGTCTGCGCGCTGGCGGGCGAGGGCTTCGACCGCGCCTTCTTCGTCTCGGGCGGCTCGGAGGCCAACGAATCGGCCCTCAAGCTCGCGCGCCAGTACGCGGTGATCACGGGGCAGGGCAGCCGCAGCAAGGTGATCTCGCGCGACCCGAGCTATCACGGCTCCACGCTCGGTGCGCTCGCGGTCACCGGTGATGCGAACACGCTGAACTTGTACGGGCCGATGATCCGCGCGATGCCCAAGGTGCCGGCGCCGCTGTCGTACCGCGTGCCGGAGGGGCACACGGTGGCGTCCCACGAGATGGCGTGCGCCGACGCCCTCGAACAGACGATCCTGCGCGAAGGCCCCGAGACCGTGCTCGCCTTCATCCTCGAGCCCATCGGCGGCCTCTCGACCGGCGCGGTCGTGTCCTCGCCCGCGTACTTCGAGCGTGTGCGGCAGATCTGCGACCGCCACGGCGTGCTCGTCATCTACGACGAGATCATGAGCGGCGCCGGCCGCACCGGCGCCTTCCTCGCCGCGCACCACTGGCCCGCCGCGCGGCCCGACCTGGTCACCCTCGCCAAGGGGCTGGCCGCGGGCTACACGCCGCTGGGCTGCCTGCTGGCGCCCGACCGTATCGTCGACGCGGTGGCCGGCAGCGGCGGCTTCGTGCATGGCCACACCTACTTCACCAACCCACTCTCGTGTGCGGTCGCGCATGCGGTGGTCGACGAGGTGATCCGCCAGGACCTGGTCACGCGGGCGCGCGAACGCGGCGAGCTGCTGATGGCGCGGCTGCGCGACATCGCGGCGCGCTCGCCCATCGTGGGCGACGTGCGCGGCAAGGGACTGCTGACGGCCATCGAGATCGTGGCCGACAAGGCCACGCGGCGGCAGCTGCCCACGTCCTTCAACGCGCCCGCGCGGCTGACCGAGCACGGGCTGAAGCATGGCATCGCGCTCTACAACCGGCGCGCCAATCTCGGCGCCTTCGGCGACTTCCAGATGATCACGCCGCCGCTCACCATCAGCGAGGCCGAGATCGACACGCTGGCCGAGCTGCTCGAGACATCGCTCGCGGATCTTGCCGACGAGATCGCGCGCAAGGGCCTCGCGGCCTGACCTTTTCCCATCCTCCAAAGGCTCACCATGATCCATCGTCTCCTGCAGACCGCGCTGGCCTGCGCCAGCCTCGCCTTCGCCGCTGCCGCGCCCGCGCAGATCGCCGCCAACAAGGGCCCCGTCAAGCTGATCGTGGGCTACCCGGCGGGGGGCTCGGCCGATGTGCAGGCGCGCACCCTGTCCGACAAGCTCGCGGCCGAGCTCGGCACCACCGTGGTGGTCGACAACCGCACCGGGGCCGGTGGCCAGATCGCGGCCGACTACGTGCGCAACGCCGCGCCCGACGGCCTCACCGTGCTGCTGGCCAACATGCACATGATGGTGATGCTGCCCCTGACCTCGAAGTCGGTGCGCTACGACCCGGTGAAGGACTTCAAGGCGGTGGGCCGTGTCGCCAGCTTCTACGAAGGCATCGCCGTGCCCGCCGCGCTGCCGGCCAAGGACGTGAAGCAGTGGCTGGCCATCGCGCGCGCCGATCCGCAGAAGGCCAGCTACGGCGTGCCCGCGCCGGGCAGCGTCGCGCAGTTCATGGGCTACCGCCTCGGTGCCGAAGCCAAGGTCAACCTGGTGGCGGCACCCTATCGCGGCGCGGCGCCGCTGGTGCAGGACCTGCTGGGCGACCAGATCGCTGCCGGCATCACGCCCATCGCCGACCTGGTGGCCTACCAGCAGGCCGGCAAGCTGAAGGTGCTGGCGGTCAACGGCGCGAAACGCGCCGCGCTGCTGCCCGACGTGCCCACGCTCAAGGAGCTGGGCCAGCCGCACTTCGACAACCTCGAATGGACCGGCCTGTTCGTTCCGGCCGGAACGCCCAAGCCCATCGTCGACCAGCTGCATGCGGCGCTCGGCAAGGCGCTGGCCAACAAGGAGGTGCAGGAGCGGCTGCTCAAGCTCAGCAGCGATCCGCATCCGAGCACCGGCGAAGAGCTGAGCCGGCTCATCGAAGACGACCTCAAGCGCTGGGGGCCCGTGGTCAAGGCCTCGGGCTTCACCTCCGAATGAGCAGCCTCCCCCCGCACAAGCCGCTTCATCTCCCCGGGGTCCATGGCTATGCCGACCACAAGAGCGTGGCGGCCGGCGAACTGCTGCGCTTCCACGTCAGCAACGACCGGCCCTGCCAGCTCTCCATCTGCAGGCTGGGCAGCGACGTGGAAGGGCGCAGCGACGACGTGGTGCTGCATCGCTTTGCGCCGATGGCGGCGCGGGTGCAGCCCATTCATCCGGGCTCGTATGTGCATGTCGACAAGGGCTTGCCCGCCGCCCTGCCGTTGCGCGGCCTGACGGTGGAATGCTGGGTCAAGCCGTGGCGTGTCGACGTGCGGCAAGGCCTTGCCGGCCAGTACGATTTTCCTGCGCATTGCGGCTGGGGCCTCTTCATCGAGGCAGGCGGCGCATTGGGCTTTCATCTCGGCGATGGGGGCGCCTTTCGCGCCGATGCGCTGCAGGCCCGGGGCCGCCTGGTTGCGCGGCGCTGGCAGCATGTCGCGGCCACGTGGAACGGCCGCGTCGCCGCGTTGTGGATCGATGGCGCGCCGGCCGGGCAATGGGAGGCCGCGCGGGAAGTGCGGCCCGGGTCCGCACCGCTGCGCCTCGGCGCCGCCGCCATCGATGGCCTGGCCGACCTCTTCGCGGACGCCGACCTGCTGATGCCTGCGCTGTACGACCGCGCGCTGGACGCGGAGGAGATCGCGCAGCGCTTTGCGCAACGCGGCCTGGTCGTTCCCACCGGCCGCTCCGTGCTGGCGTGCTGGCCGCTGCGCGAGGAACGCGGCGCGCTGGTGGCCGATGCGAGCGGCCACCAGCGCACTGGCCGCATCGTCAACCATGCCACCTGGATGATCGTCGGGCCCGCCTTCGAACCCGCCCGGGTCGGCGCCCGCGAAGACACCGAATCGAGCTACGACCCCTTCAGCGATCCCACGCGCGGCCACGGACTGCGGCTGGCCAGCGATGACCTCTACGATTGCCGCTGGGACGCCACGCACGAGTTCCGCGTGCCGGAGGACGCCAGGTCCGGCCTCTACGTCGCTCGCCTGCGCTTCGAGCTCGACGGGCGCGAGGCGGACTACGACATCACGTTCATCGTGCGCAAGCCTGTGCATGCGGCGCCCGCGCCCGTCCTCGTGCTGTGCGCCGTCAACAGCTGGCTGGCCTATGCGAGCACGCCCTTTGCGAAGAACGTGGTGGACGATCCCGTGTGGCCGCGCCGCTCGGCCGGCCTGGAGAGCTGCCACCCGCAGGCACCCGCCTATTGCAGCTACACCTATCACCGCGCCGGCCAGCCCTGCTACCAGGTCGGTCTGCGCATGCCGTGGCCCAACGCGAGCCCCAATGCGCTGTACGACCCCGAGGGCAGCGGCTTCAGCCAATGGGCGCGGCTCGAACGCCGGCTCCATGTGTGGCTGGAGCGCGAGGGCTACGACTTCGATGTCATCGGCGACATCGATCTGCATCGCGACCCGTCGCTGCTCTCGCGCTACCGCACGGTCATCGTCAACGGCCACAGCGAATACTGGTCGACCCCGGCCATCGATGGCCTGGACGACCATCTTCGCCGCGGCGGCAGCGCGATCGTGCTTTCGGGCAACACGATGTACCTGCGCGTGAGCTACGACGAGGACATGAGCGTCATGGAGCAGCGCAAGGTCAACGGCCCTGGCCATGACGAAAGCGTACCGCCGGTGGGCCCGCCCGCGGGCCCCTTCGGCGAGCAGTACCACAGCCAGGACTGGGCGCGCGGCGGCCGGCTCAAGGCTTCGGGCCGCTCGGCGGCCGACATCATCGGCCTCGAAACCGCGGGCTGGGCCTTCGCCGACGGCGAGGACTTCGGCGTCTACCACGTGAGGCAGCCGCGGCACGCCTTGTTCAACGAGCCGCATCCG is drawn from Variovorax sp. PBS-H4 and contains these coding sequences:
- a CDS encoding solute carrier family 23 protein; translation: MSDSYFPRWREVGAGNTAVVAPDERLPWPQTAAMGVQHVIAMFGATVLAPILMGFNPNIAILMSGVGTLIFFLVTGGRVPSYLGSSFAFIGVVIAATGYAGQGPNANLGVALGGIIACGAVYVLIGVLVAFTNERHHKSAPIRGVEVEEIEHDVAVHWIERLMPPVVTGAVVAVIGLNLASVPIKNMAPTGFDTWMQALTFLCVGLIAVYARGMVQRLLILMGLIAASLIYAVLTNGLGLGKPIDFGPLAAAPWFGLPTFAAPVFEANAMLLIAPVAVILVAENLGHIKAVSAMTGRDLNPYLGRAFIGDGIATMVSGAAGGTGVTTYAENIGVMAATKIYSTAIFVVAALIALLLGFSPKFGALIQAIPLPVMGGVSIVVFGLIAVAGAKIWVDNRVDFSQNRNLIVAAITLILGTGDFTLKFGQFALGGIGTATFGAILLYALLNRSRPA
- a CDS encoding hotdog fold thioesterase, which gives rise to MAIWKKEISIEELTRSHENTAVATLGVEFLEIGPDFIRGRVPVDGRTRQPYGILHGGVSVVLAETLGSCGAHYSAPEGHRAVGLDINANHIRATTSGWVTGVARPVHRGRSTQVWQIDLTNDAGELTCVSRLTMAVLIPQN
- a CDS encoding AsmA-like C-terminal region-containing protein, translated to MKLTRARRWVIGSVITLLLLLGGGAWIAWRLLPSDEQLAARVSESFERASGIGLRVGGASWSLRPAPVVVLRDLATDQSRPITVRRVVLRPRLAALLRHTIAIEAVDVEGAVLPRASVRAFRGRWKTDELSGAMPWIPADTPIERLRLNDVVWINRQDIALAYDADVRFDPGWRPREAELQRPGVSPTTRLHLAREGNEDRWRVEIDAGGGTWNGEAELHTSEQGHLRLTAQLEPRGVDVGELVGAFRRHQAVQGRFNGRTEVRSEGDDVGELMRHLNTRTRFVMRPATIKGFDLSKVVGAPNAARGGQTVLDELTGTVETQTTEDGILLRYIGLKARSGVLSASGSASVLNRRLDGEMAIDLVDGMVGVPLKLAGTLDNPQVSMTGGALAGAAVGTAVLPGVGTAIGARVGQQVEKLFGGDDENKPPRRPAPSKAR
- a CDS encoding LysR family transcriptional regulator, which encodes MKYTHDRLDLLATFIRIGESGSLSKAARLLDTTQPTVSRRLLELERLLGCKLALRTTASFSLTDEGRSLLAEAHDLTDRWSGLSHRLSGGQSRPEGTLRVIGPSGYGTGFLTDAVTDLRAAHPGLRIELTLTDRVVDLAASGAECWVCVGEVRDPGLVSRHLGAMERVLIATPGLLKRTGPVTLARLPMLPCVGLVPYVEGSVRLLDSSGRSRMVRLDTPIKTDSLLSSYRAILNGAGIGAAAPWMCHADIQAGRLKRVLPRWWLEPIGIHVALPPGLYRPARVTAFIEALKQRMHALPGFRPA
- a CDS encoding aminotransferase family protein; this encodes MNNTAPIARTVGDTPQGGTVLGFYAPKGSPRPPRIARGEGIFLWDADGRRYLDATAGAVVANIGHGNPRVLAAMAEQAARVSFAYPRFFESEHNIALADRVCALAGEGFDRAFFVSGGSEANESALKLARQYAVITGQGSRSKVISRDPSYHGSTLGALAVTGDANTLNLYGPMIRAMPKVPAPLSYRVPEGHTVASHEMACADALEQTILREGPETVLAFILEPIGGLSTGAVVSSPAYFERVRQICDRHGVLVIYDEIMSGAGRTGAFLAAHHWPAARPDLVTLAKGLAAGYTPLGCLLAPDRIVDAVAGSGGFVHGHTYFTNPLSCAVAHAVVDEVIRQDLVTRARERGELLMARLRDIAARSPIVGDVRGKGLLTAIEIVADKATRRQLPTSFNAPARLTEHGLKHGIALYNRRANLGAFGDFQMITPPLTISEAEIDTLAELLETSLADLADEIARKGLAA
- a CDS encoding Bug family tripartite tricarboxylate transporter substrate binding protein encodes the protein MIHRLLQTALACASLAFAAAAPAQIAANKGPVKLIVGYPAGGSADVQARTLSDKLAAELGTTVVVDNRTGAGGQIAADYVRNAAPDGLTVLLANMHMMVMLPLTSKSVRYDPVKDFKAVGRVASFYEGIAVPAALPAKDVKQWLAIARADPQKASYGVPAPGSVAQFMGYRLGAEAKVNLVAAPYRGAAPLVQDLLGDQIAAGITPIADLVAYQQAGKLKVLAVNGAKRAALLPDVPTLKELGQPHFDNLEWTGLFVPAGTPKPIVDQLHAALGKALANKEVQERLLKLSSDPHPSTGEELSRLIEDDLKRWGPVVKASGFTSE
- a CDS encoding LamG domain-containing protein, yielding MSSLPPHKPLHLPGVHGYADHKSVAAGELLRFHVSNDRPCQLSICRLGSDVEGRSDDVVLHRFAPMAARVQPIHPGSYVHVDKGLPAALPLRGLTVECWVKPWRVDVRQGLAGQYDFPAHCGWGLFIEAGGALGFHLGDGGAFRADALQARGRLVARRWQHVAATWNGRVAALWIDGAPAGQWEAAREVRPGSAPLRLGAAAIDGLADLFADADLLMPALYDRALDAEEIAQRFAQRGLVVPTGRSVLACWPLREERGALVADASGHQRTGRIVNHATWMIVGPAFEPARVGAREDTESSYDPFSDPTRGHGLRLASDDLYDCRWDATHEFRVPEDARSGLYVARLRFELDGREADYDITFIVRKPVHAAPAPVLVLCAVNSWLAYASTPFAKNVVDDPVWPRRSAGLESCHPQAPAYCSYTYHRAGQPCYQVGLRMPWPNASPNALYDPEGSGFSQWARLERRLHVWLEREGYDFDVIGDIDLHRDPSLLSRYRTVIVNGHSEYWSTPAIDGLDDHLRRGGSAIVLSGNTMYLRVSYDEDMSVMEQRKVNGPGHDESVPPVGPPAGPFGEQYHSQDWARGGRLKASGRSAADIIGLETAGWAFADGEDFGVYHVRQPRHALFNEPHPLGLAEGQTFGHAPDGGLPRAIGHEWDLTVATLARMTKQVPPGASLPEPQRGIEVIAQGLRRVPGPLDTYLDCFSNVTESIDGLSAEMIYWERPQGGRVFHAGAVGAAWVLGSDPVFGRLLRNVLYRFGVQPRE